One window from the genome of Tachysurus vachellii isolate PV-2020 chromosome 5, HZAU_Pvac_v1, whole genome shotgun sequence encodes:
- the LOC132845354 gene encoding octapeptide-repeat protein T2-like, translating into ERERERERERDRERERERDRERQTERERDRETETERERERERETERERVRETERERERQRERERERERQRERETERERERDRETERQTERERDRQRERERERERERQRERERERERERERERERERQRDRQRERQRERERDRERERQRDRERERERERERERERERETERERDRERQAERERDRERERERDRETDRERERQRERQRQTERERDRERGRDRERERQRERQRDRQRDRQRERQRQRERDRDRERQSERERERERDRDRERETERDRVRERERETERERQREREREREREREREREREKRM; encoded by the coding sequence gagagagagagagagagagagagagagagagacagagagagagagagagagagagacagagagagacagacagagagagagagagacagagagacagagacagagagagagagagagagagagagagagacagagagagagagagtgagagagacagagagagagagagagagacagagagagagagagagagagagagagagacagagagagagagagacagagagagagagagagagagacagagagacagagagacagacagagagagagagagacagacagagagagagagagagagagagagagagagagagacagagagagagagagagagagagagagagagagagagagagagagagagagagagagagacagagagacagacagagagagagacagagagagagagagagagacagagagagagagagacagagagacagagagagagagagagagagagagagagagagagagagagagagagagagagagacagagagagagagagacagagagagacaggcagagagagagagagacagagagagagagagagagagagacagagagacagacagagagagagagagacagagagagagacagagacagacagagagagagagagacagagagagagggagagacagagagagggagagacagagagagagacagagagacagacagagagacagacagagagagagacagagacagagagagagagacagagacagagagagacagagtgagagagagagagagagagagagagacagagacagagagagagagacagagagagacagagtgagagagagagagagagagacagagagagagagacagagagagagagagagagagagagagagagagagagagagagagagagagagagagaaaagaatgtGA